From the Anopheles coustani chromosome X, idAnoCousDA_361_x.2, whole genome shotgun sequence genome, one window contains:
- the LOC131269757 gene encoding protein phosphatase 1H: protein MFNRIRIRVLTAVAPDPPALPAGHGGHQAYGGGGGGRTSSSHSGKDYDSVSGGGGGGGGKNLPEKFQYARPPFLQLLTYDELKASADHNVRPIIVPRDISLLPWNTGYAECVNSGKSKWNEDQAAFHRQVLSHPSKQYHDLPYTYFGIYDGHAGYGAALAAANQFHYILHEKLVDVIDLLMPRVESEGGGLPLHAPPLLPHPSLFHKQVSKDELIVGALESAFADMDAVLAEDRDNYRNAGGCTALVALFILGKLFVANAGDSRGVLCKRVRRRKVQPSHDNQMNGEREPAENGELAPDDFEVVAEPCSFDHTPDTERPRLLTVGKHNPALLGGEYIAMEYAKKPTSKDLGTRILYRQGAMRGWTYKTLTVNDLKIPLVTGSGKRSRLLGTIGVTRGFGDHDLKALGSNLPIKPFLSAHPDVRCFDLCQVEGDPTGPNCDGDYGILVMATDGLWDVSESAQVAATVFGTLRKFPTERHRYTMAAQELVARSRGRANESGHWRLSDSRAAATVDDISVIVIPVHQYYLEYLEWTKTVAARNQVRKATATATTVAAPVPLVPEAGLAKETTGTVASGNDFSSSSESEPPEEAQEAENNLNAMNIPPPVAKLTTTAQPLGLADALPR, encoded by the coding sequence ATGTTCAACCGTATCCGGATCCGTGTGCTCACCGCGGTGGCACCGGATCCACCAGCGCTGCCTGCTGGCCATGGCGGGCATCAAGCGtacggcggtggtggtggtggtcgaacGAGCAGCAGTCACTCCGGCAAAGACTATGACTCTGTCAGTGGAGGCGGGGGCGGTGGAGGTGGCAAAAATTTGCCCGAAAAGTTCCAGTACGCGCGGCCACCGTTCCTGCAGCTGCTCACGTACGACGAGCTGAAGGCGAGTGCGGATCACAACGTGCGGCCGATCATAGTGCCGCGCGACATTTCACTGCTACCGTGGAACACCGGGTACGCCGAGTGCGTCAACTCGGGCAAGTCGAAGTGGAACGAGGACCAGGCCGCCTTCCATCGCCAGGTCCTGTCGCACCCGTCCAAGCAGTACCACGACCTGCCGTACACCTACTTTGGCATCTACGATGGGCACGCCGGGTACGGGGCGGCCCTGGCGGCTGCAAATCAGTTCCACTACATCCTGCACGAGAAACTGGTGGACGTGATCGACCTGCTGATGCCGCGCGTCGAAAGCGAGGGCGGTGGGCTGCCTCTGCACGCGCCACCACTGTTGCCCCATCCGAGCTTGTTCCACAAGCAGGTGTCGAAGGATGAGCTGATCGTCGGAGCGCTCGAGTCCGCCTTTGCCGACATGGACGCAGTGCTGGCCGAGGACCGTGATAACTATCGCAATGCGGGCGGCTGCACCGCACTGGTGGCGCTGTTCATCCTGGGCAAACTGTTCGTGGCAAACGCCGGCGACTCGCGGGGCGTGCTGTGCAAGCGGGTGCGGCGTAGAAAGGTGCAGCCGTCTCACGACAACCAAATGAACGGCGAACGGGAGCCGGCGGAAAATGGTGAGCTAGCCCCGGACGACTTTGAGGTAGTGGCCGAACCGTGCTCGTTCGACCATACACCCGACACGGAGCGGCCCCGGTTGCTGACAGTCGGCAAGCATAATCCGGCCCTGCTCGGCGGTGAGTACATCGCCATGGAGTACGCCAAGAAGCCGACCTCGAAGGATCTCGGCACGCGCATCCTCTACCGACAGGGCGCGATGCGCGGCTGGACCTACAAGACGCTCACGGTGAATGATCTGAAGATCCCGCTGGTGACCGGGTCCGGCAAGCGCAGCCGACTGCTCGGCACGATCGGTGTAACGCGCGGCTTCGGCGACCACGATCTAAAGGCGCTCGGGAGTAACCTGCCGATCAAGCCATTCCTCAGCGCCCACCCGGACGTGCGGTGCTTCGACCTGTGCCAGGTCGAGGGCGACCCGACCGGACCGAACTGCGACGGCGACTACGGCATACTGGTGATGGCCACCGACGGCTTGTGGGACGTGAGCGAGTCGGCCCAGGTGGCCGCGACCGTGTTCGGCACGCTCCGGAAGTTCCCCACCGAGCGCCACCGGTACACGATGGCGGCCCAGGAGCTGGTGGCGAGATCGCGCGGTCGCGCCAACGAGTCCGGCCACTGGCGGCTGTCGGATTCGCGGGCCGCTGCCACCGTCGACGACATCTCCGTCATCGTCATCCCGGTGCACCAATACTACCTGGAGTATCTCGAGTGGACCAAAACGGTGGCGGCCCGCAACCAGGTCCGCAAGGCGACTGCGACCGCCACCACAGTTGCCGCTCCCGTCCCGCTGGTGCCCGAGGCGGGGCTGGCCAAGGAGACGACCGGCACGGTGGCATCAGGCAATGATTTCAGCTCCTCGTCCGAGTCGGAACCGCCGGAAGAGGCCCAGGAGGCCGAAAACAATCTCAACGCAATGAATATTCCGCCGCCGGTGGCTAAGCTAACGACGACAGCGCAGCCGCTGGGTTTAGCCGACGCCCTGCCGCGCTAG
- the LOC131269760 gene encoding uncharacterized protein LOC131269760 gives MEQLEREIRKEIDEMNTSVSLVDRLEASDTMDEERRDELLSSTRAVFESVNPNNVKNSLTDSQISIISKHDGYPDSSGHFYSMPTGKEDGAGGGGGGGHLDHGGTGRPSGPDAPATGPTSKERKQTKSKAKHQKVVGGGGEKEQPAAPAPGPEAMGKGQPLGSASLANLLFAPGAGPGCTKRKKLPSTVVLGLIQLLLSVTLAALGGLVIARNASLAMAGTGLWCGAIAGIAGSLGLMNVKMAKTGFLAVNLICVASSTLGLALTGIGAVRDANLAQQDELIWGAVTAGTGLLVALAVHFLISVFSVYYSALKLCSRPSQKLQMIDNVMHTNSQAFMTQQKVEDYINSLHVEPGVKDMMYQTMLKRSFGSMYGEKHRVGDNYSTGTSQRVMLVPAGAGNGLPPMMPMYPPVQSSPPGNSSMIYPPNLMPPGVPQYQPYPESALMEAQISRTNRKRSTMRMNNERNGADIERPRRKSDSDLEKTFTYTGLDRDIADSYLAKEEEKLSSSIVSNSGHHPSLPHTYHHDLMLIDHRTNFERYNDIHM, from the exons ATGGAGCAGCTGGAGCGAGAGATCCGGAAGGAGATCGACGAGATGAACACGAGCGTCTCGCTGGTGGACCGGCTCGAGGCGAGCGACACGATGGACGAGGAGCGGCGCGACGAGCTGCTGTCCTCGACGCGCGCCGTCTTCGAGAGCGTCAATCCGAACAACGTCAAGAACAGCCTGACCGATTCGCAGATTTCCATCATCTCCAAGCACGACGGCTACCCGGACTCGTCCGGACACTTCTACAGCATGCCGACCGGGAAGGAGGATGgtgcgggtggtggtgggggtggtggcCATCTGGACCACGGTGGTACCGGACGGCCGTCCGGTCCGGATGCACCGGCCACCGGGCCGACCAGCAAGGAGCGAAAGCAGACGAAATCCAAAGCAAAACACCAAAAGGTCGTCGGAGGAGGAGGCGAGAAGGAACAGCCGGCTGCGCCAGCCCCTGGACCGGAGGCGATGGGCAAGGGTCAGCCGCTGGGCAGTGCCTCGTTGGCCAACCTACTGTTCGCACCCGGTGCCGGCCCCGGCTGCACCAAGCGTAAGAAGCTCCCATCGACGGTGGTGCTCGGGCTGATCCAGCTGCTGCTGAGCGTAACGCTGGCCGCCCTCGGCGGACTGGTCATCGCGAGGAACGCTTCGCTGGCCATGGCCGGCACCGGGCTGTGGTGCGGCGCCATCGCCGGGATCGCCGGTTCGCTCGGACTGATGAACGTCAAGATGGCCAAGACCGGCTTCCTGGCGGTCAACCTGATCTGCGTCGCCTCTAGCACGCTCGGGCTAGCGTTGACCGGCATCGGTGCCGTCCGCGACGCGAACTTGGCCCAGCAAGACGAG TTAATCTGGGGTGCCGTCACTGCCGGCACTGGACTGCTGGTCGCGCTGGCCGTACACTTCCTCATCAGCGTCTTCTCCGTCTACTACTCGGCCCTCAAACTATGTTCCAG ACCATCACAAAAGCTACAAATGATTGACAATGTGATGCACACAAACTCGCAAGCGTTCATGACCCAGCAGAAGGTGGAAGATTATATAAACTCGCTGCACGTCGAGCCGGGCGTTAAGGATATGATGTATCAGACAATGCTGAAACGAAGCTTCGGTTCTATGTACGGTGAAAAACATCGAGTTGGCGATAACTATAGCACGGGGACGTCCCAACGGGTCATGTTGGTGCCGGCAGGTGCCGGAAACGGG CTCCCTCCAATGATGCCGATGTATCCACCGGTTCAATCTTCGCCACCCGGCAATTCGTCTATGATCTATCCACCGAACCTGATGCCACCGGGCGTGCCGCAGTACCAACCGTACCCGGAGAGCGCCCTGATGGAGGCACAAATCTCGCGTACGAATCGCAAACGGTCGACGATGCGCATGAACAACGAACGAAACGGTGCCGACATCGAGCGGCCCAGGCGGAAATCGGATTCCGATCTGGAGAAAACGTTTACCTACACTGGCCTAGATCGAGACATTGCCGACAGCTATCTggcgaaggaggaggagaaatTGTCGAGCAGCATCGTTAGCAACAGTGGGCATCATCCATCGCTTCCGCACACGTACCATCATGATTTGATGCTGATTGATCATCGTACAAATTTCGAACGTTACAATGATATTCATATGTAA